Proteins from a single region of Abyssalbus ytuae:
- a CDS encoding electron transfer flavoprotein subunit beta/FixA family protein yields the protein MKILVCISHVPDTTSKINFTDGDTRFDTNGVQFVINPNDEFGLTRAMWFKEKQGASITVVNVGGPETEPTLRKALAIGADEAIRVNTEPTDGFFVAKQLAKIVADGGFDLIIAGRESIDYNGGMVPGMLATLVNANFVNTCIGLEINDNDVTAIREIDGGKETLKTSLPLVIGGQKGLVEESDLRIPNMRGIMMARQKKLTVAEPVEATKETTAVKFENPAPKGAVKLVSPDNLDELVSLLHNEAKVI from the coding sequence ATGAAGATATTAGTATGTATTAGCCATGTTCCTGATACTACATCAAAAATTAACTTTACCGATGGCGACACCAGGTTTGACACAAATGGGGTTCAATTTGTTATAAATCCTAATGATGAATTCGGCCTGACACGAGCCATGTGGTTTAAGGAAAAACAAGGAGCCTCGATTACAGTAGTAAATGTTGGCGGACCGGAAACAGAACCTACGCTTCGTAAAGCACTTGCCATAGGAGCAGATGAGGCTATAAGAGTAAATACCGAACCAACTGATGGTTTTTTTGTAGCCAAACAATTAGCCAAAATAGTGGCAGACGGAGGATTTGATTTAATTATTGCCGGACGGGAATCTATTGATTATAATGGAGGAATGGTGCCCGGAATGTTGGCCACTCTTGTTAATGCAAACTTTGTCAATACATGTATAGGTTTAGAAATAAATGATAATGATGTAACAGCCATCAGGGAAATTGATGGGGGTAAAGAAACTTTAAAAACCAGTTTGCCATTAGTTATCGGCGGACAAAAAGGACTGGTAGAAGAAAGTGATTTAAGAATTCCTAATATGAGAGGGATTATGATGGCCCGCCAAAAAAAATTAACAGTGGCAGAACCCGTTGAAGCAACAAAAGAAACTACTGCCGTTAAATTTGAAAACCCCGCACCCAAAGGTGCTGTTAAACTTGTTTCTCCTGATAACCTTGATGAATTGGTGAGTTTGCTTCACAACGAGGCTAAAGTTATTTAA
- a CDS encoding electron transfer flavoprotein subunit alpha/FixB family protein yields MSVLVYTETENGKFKKTAFEVASYAKEVAAMMGTSVTAIAINAENATELGSYGVDKVLMVKNEKLNTFNAKAYADTLKQAADKEQAKVIIVSSSADSKFMAPILAVKLNAGYASNVVSLPESTSPFKVKRTAFSNKAFNITEITTDVKLVGVSKNSFGLKENTATASEEAFAPELNNDDFTIKVESVDKATGKVTIADADIVVSGGRGLKGPENWNMIENLAEVLGAATACSKPVSDMGWRPHSEHVGQTGKPVASNLYIAIGISGAIQHLAGINASKVKVVINNDPEAPFFKAADYGVVGDAFEVVPRLTEKLKEFKANNA; encoded by the coding sequence ATGTCTGTCCTAGTATATACTGAAACCGAAAACGGAAAATTTAAAAAAACTGCCTTTGAAGTTGCTTCCTATGCAAAAGAGGTGGCAGCAATGATGGGAACATCAGTTACAGCCATAGCGATAAATGCTGAAAACGCAACGGAATTAGGCAGCTACGGTGTTGACAAAGTATTGATGGTAAAAAATGAAAAACTCAACACTTTTAATGCCAAAGCCTATGCCGATACTTTAAAACAAGCTGCCGACAAAGAACAAGCTAAAGTAATTATTGTAAGTTCAAGCGCCGACAGTAAATTTATGGCGCCAATACTAGCTGTAAAGCTTAATGCCGGATATGCTTCCAATGTTGTTTCTTTACCTGAAAGCACATCGCCTTTTAAAGTAAAAAGAACCGCTTTTTCAAATAAAGCTTTTAATATTACTGAAATTACCACCGATGTAAAATTAGTGGGTGTTTCAAAAAATTCATTTGGCCTGAAGGAAAATACTGCAACTGCTTCCGAAGAAGCGTTTGCACCTGAACTAAACAACGATGATTTTACCATAAAAGTAGAATCTGTTGATAAGGCTACTGGCAAAGTTACCATTGCCGATGCTGATATAGTAGTTTCGGGAGGCAGAGGCTTAAAAGGTCCTGAAAACTGGAACATGATAGAAAATCTTGCCGAGGTACTGGGAGCAGCAACTGCTTGCTCCAAGCCGGTATCAGATATGGGATGGAGACCCCATAGTGAACACGTAGGCCAAACAGGAAAACCAGTAGCTTCCAATTTATATATAGCTATAGGAATTTCAGGAGCCATTCAGCATTTGGCAGGCATCAATGCTTCTAAAGTAAAGGTTGTAATTAACAATGATCCGGAAGCACCTTTCTTTAAAGCAGCAGACTATGGTGTGGTAGGTGATGCTTTTGAAGTAGTTCCCAGGCTCACGGAAAAATTAAAAGAATTTAAAGCTAATAACGCATAA
- a CDS encoding bifunctional nuclease family protein yields the protein MSLVKLNIKGISYSQTQNGAYALILNEVDGERKLPIVIGAFEAQSIAIALEKEIKPPRPLTHDLFKSFADRFDIIVKQVIIHKLVDGVFYSSIICERDKIEEIIDARTSDAIALALRFNAPIFTYKNILDKAGIYLKFSPKEEEEENKEEGEHIVLDEVLSSDTAKTEESYKTHSLKELYTMLDAAVSNEDYEKAAKIRDEISKREQK from the coding sequence ATGAGTTTAGTGAAATTGAACATAAAAGGTATTTCGTACAGCCAGACACAAAATGGTGCATACGCACTTATTTTAAACGAAGTTGATGGTGAAAGAAAATTACCTATCGTTATTGGTGCTTTTGAAGCTCAGTCCATTGCCATTGCACTGGAAAAAGAGATCAAACCGCCAAGACCTTTAACGCACGATTTATTTAAAAGTTTTGCCGACAGGTTTGATATAATTGTAAAACAGGTCATTATCCATAAACTGGTGGACGGGGTTTTTTATTCAAGCATAATTTGCGAACGCGATAAAATTGAAGAAATAATAGATGCCCGAACCAGTGATGCCATAGCATTGGCACTACGGTTTAACGCACCTATTTTTACCTACAAAAATATACTGGATAAAGCCGGAATATATTTAAAGTTTTCCCCTAAAGAAGAGGAGGAAGAAAATAAGGAAGAAGGAGAACATATTGTTTTAGATGAAGTTTTATCTTCTGACACTGCTAAAACAGAAGAATCATATAAAACCCACTCTTTAAAGGAACTTTACACTATGCTTGATGCTGCCGTGTCAAATGAAGATTATGAAAAAGCAGCAAAAATAAGAGATGAAATCTCGAAAAGAGAGCAGAAATAA
- a CDS encoding NupC/NupG family nucleoside CNT transporter has translation MRNFFLSLFAVLTFIGTASSQEIENDWKSSTDKSFLKINNDDFTFYSPQIDSLTFAGSYIHQNNNLIFYFNTPNDSIAKYKIAKLNDSTLVFSDKKFTYTFTPEIKSTSPANIKSGVIKPSEGFSLYSLFRGALGMIVLLIIAYIFSSNRKAINWKTVGIGTASQLLLAIGVLKVSFIQAIFEWVGQRFVDILNFTRAGSEFLLGNMMDVSSFGFIFIFQILPTIIFFSALTSLLFYLGVIQKVVQAMAWVLTKLLNISGAESLSVAGNIFLGQTEAPLMIKAYLERMTRSEILLVMIGGMATVAGGVLAAYIGFLGGDDEVLRLQFAKHLLAASVMAAPGAIVISKMLYPQQAEINTNVKVSIDKIGSNILDAIANGTTEGLKLAANVGAMLLVFIAFIAMINGILGWIGNITSLNTVLSDNTPYDSFSLESILGFVFAPLMWLIGVAKEDMMLMGQLLGIKLAASEFVGYVQLAELKNTASAMHLTYNKSVIMATYMLCGFANFASIGIQIGGIGSLAPGQRKNLSEFGMKAVLGGTLASLLSATIAGMIIG, from the coding sequence ATGAGGAATTTTTTTTTAAGTCTTTTTGCTGTTCTTACATTTATTGGTACAGCTTCTTCCCAGGAAATTGAAAATGATTGGAAATCATCAACAGATAAAAGTTTTTTAAAAATTAACAATGATGATTTTACTTTTTATTCCCCTCAAATTGATTCATTAACTTTTGCCGGAAGCTATATACATCAAAACAACAATCTTATATTTTATTTTAATACTCCAAACGACAGTATTGCCAAATATAAAATAGCCAAATTAAATGACTCAACCCTAGTATTCAGCGATAAAAAATTCACATATACTTTTACGCCCGAAATAAAAAGCACCTCTCCGGCTAACATCAAATCAGGAGTAATAAAGCCCAGTGAAGGATTTTCCCTTTACAGTCTTTTCAGAGGCGCCCTTGGGATGATTGTTCTGTTGATAATTGCTTATATTTTTAGCAGTAACAGGAAAGCAATAAACTGGAAAACGGTAGGTATAGGAACAGCATCCCAATTATTATTAGCCATTGGCGTGCTTAAGGTTTCCTTTATCCAGGCAATATTTGAGTGGGTAGGACAAAGATTTGTAGACATTCTTAATTTCACCAGGGCCGGAAGCGAATTTCTTCTTGGTAATATGATGGATGTAAGTAGCTTTGGATTCATTTTCATTTTTCAAATATTGCCTACAATTATCTTCTTTTCAGCTTTAACTTCCCTGCTTTTTTACCTGGGAGTGATTCAAAAAGTAGTACAGGCAATGGCCTGGGTGCTCACAAAACTATTAAACATCTCCGGTGCCGAGAGTTTATCGGTGGCAGGTAATATATTTTTAGGACAAACTGAAGCCCCTCTAATGATTAAAGCTTACCTCGAGCGCATGACACGCTCTGAAATACTATTGGTAATGATTGGAGGTATGGCCACTGTAGCAGGAGGAGTTTTAGCTGCATATATTGGTTTTTTGGGGGGTGATGACGAAGTACTGAGATTACAATTTGCCAAACACCTGCTTGCAGCCTCTGTTATGGCAGCTCCCGGAGCGATCGTTATATCAAAAATGTTGTATCCTCAACAAGCAGAAATTAACACAAATGTTAAAGTCTCTATAGATAAAATCGGATCTAATATTCTTGATGCAATTGCAAACGGAACCACCGAAGGTCTCAAACTCGCAGCCAATGTTGGTGCAATGCTGCTTGTTTTTATTGCTTTTATTGCTATGATAAATGGTATTTTAGGATGGATAGGGAATATAACATCGCTCAACACAGTATTATCAGACAATACTCCTTATGATAGTTTTTCGTTAGAGTCTATCCTCGGGTTTGTTTTTGCTCCTTTAATGTGGCTTATTGGTGTAGCCAAAGAAGATATGATGTTGATGGGCCAGTTATTGGGCATTAAACTGGCAGCCAGTGAATTTGTTGGTTACGTACAACTTGCCGAATTAAAGAACACTGCCAGTGCAATGCATTTAACCTACAACAAATCGGTTATTATGGCTACGTATATGCTTTGCGGTTTTGCTAATTTTGCTTCTATCGGAATTCAAATTGGTGGTATTGGATCCCTCGCACCCGGACAAAGAAAAAATTTATCTGAATTCGGCATGAAAGCAGTTTTGGGTGGTACATTAGCCTCATTATTATCGGCAACTATTGCAGGGATGATTATCGGCTAA